Genomic segment of Arachis hypogaea cultivar Tifrunner chromosome 16, arahy.Tifrunner.gnm2.J5K5, whole genome shotgun sequence:
TCACCACAATACATGTACCGGATTGGGTTGTATTTTCTCTTTATCTTTGTCTTTGATCCAGTTGGttgttcttctttgttccttctctttttctttgtcgGTCTTCCAGATTTGGGGGCTTGATTAGGGGTGGAACAGGTGCTGGATGTGGAGTTTTTTCTCATAGATCCTACCCCTTAACCGGATTGACGTTGAAACAGTAAGTTTGCCTATACGCTTCCATCTTCAACCAGTCACGACAATATTCTTCAGCCTTCTTATCATTCTTATTCTGTATGGCTGATATTGCATGCATACACGGCATTCCTTTCAAACCAAATTAAAAGATTCATTAAAATGGTTATCATGAATGAAGACATTATTAACTAATTGAGAGAACAATTAAATGTTGTTACCTGTGAGTTGCCAAAATCTACAAGTGCATGTGTGTTTGTCCAGGTCAACCACCATATTGGTTGGCCAGCCATGCACTTTGTAcaattcttctttttcatcaccaGACCACTGAGGAGCCCAATGGCGAGACAACGTTGTCATCACTTCCAACCTACTTCGTAcaattcttctttttctactgtCACTATCACTATCACTGCTATACAAATTGTCTCCTAGAACTTTGGAAGGCTTGTACAACTCATCTTCAGCACTTTCATATGAGCCATGAGAGTCAGAACATTCTTCCTGAATGGGACCTTCTTTCACACATCTTCCATATTTTGTGAGTCTGCATCCACTGATATTTCCTTTGTTCTTATTACTTTCTGAGTTCTTAGCTGGTTGAGATGATGTTTTGGAATGAGGTGGAACTGTCTTGCCCTGAAGAGTGGTTTTGTTTGGCTGAGAGTGGGATTTTGTGGACTACAAGGAAGTCTTTATCGGCTAAGAGGTAGTTTTTGTGGGCTTATATGCTGGTTTGGTGGGTTGAGAATTAGGCTTACTGGGCAGTGAGGCTGCCTTAGTGGGCTGAGAATTGAGTTTACTGAGCTGTGAGGCTGCTTTAGTGGGCTGAGAGGTTGGTTTTTTAGGCTGAGGGTGCATTGCAGTGGGCATCTTGACAGGTTGAGAATGGTGCTTCTTGGCCTGGGAAGTGGACTTCTTCTTCTTGCTACTTTCTGCTTCCAGAAGAACTACATCTTCCCCCATGTTATCCACTACACATAGCTGTGAGATGCAATTCTCAAAGTATAGGTTGATCAAATGTTGGTTTCTCCTACAATCCTTGCACATTGCAAGCAAGTCGGCATCTGTCACCAACTTCTTCAATCCGGATGAAATGGAAAATCCAGGAACTTTTCACCAACAGTTTCCAGCTTCAATGTATCCCAACTCCTTATAGTAACCCTTTACAAAAAACACATCAAGTATGTCTCCTTCAACTCCCATCAATACCTCTGTATTATCAGGTTCATATACCATCTCTCCATCCTTACACGTTTTAAACAACCCGCCATGGTGAATTACAAATGACGTGGGAGGACCCTCTATCTACAATAACAAACACAAAAACACCATTAATAAACAGACGAGCAACAACTATTCTCTATGTGTCACCAGCGACTAAACCCAGTTTGTACCAATCAACCATTAACCCAAAATAAACATGCAACAGAACTATCACTAAATTCAAACATTCCTAACTAAAAATCATCACAAAGCCAGTTAAAGCAACGCATTCTCACACACCAAAATGATAAAAGAACATTTACACAAACCCTTGGTCACCCCAAACTCTACCTTCAAACAGACGAACACTAAGACCATGACAGTAAGAATACATCACACCACAGAATAACTCAAAAATCATGAAAAGAGTTTTATCCTTACCTTTCACCGTCTCAATGCCTTCTTCCACTATCAATGCTGCTCCAGGATAAGATCAACTCTGCATTCAATAGCGACAACTTCTCTATTGTAATCGCCAACCAACACTAACGAATATTGATGGGGTGGTTCAGAACTTGGGTGAAAGGCTTAGGGCATACCTTGAGGGAGACGATACATTTTGGAGCGAAACAGAGAGAGATGGTTGATATGAGAGGGGGGTAAGGCTTGCAACGTTTGAATCTCTCTTCTGAAGACTAAACGGCGACATTTCAAGGCTAGGGGAGCCTTGTATCAAAACTGCGTGGTTTTGATTGTGTGCCACGTTGGCAGTTAACGACACACATCAGCGAATGTTTGCCAACTCAGCGAAGAAGATGACTGAAGGACGAATGTGACCAGGTAGGGTATCTTTGGGGGACGAAttcgattaattttatcttttgggGACGAAAATGGAGATCAAGGTATCTTTCAGGGACAATTTTGACTATCAACTCTTTTTATatctctattttatattttattcttaatatcttatcttattttatttttagaaccaAATGCAGAGTCTTAATGTCTATATCTTAAATGTTAATCATAATACTTGGCTAATTCACAATTCTAATTTATAGGTCAGAAACTCAACctgtttaattgaaaattttcacAGGTCAAGTTTGGGGGCTATGATTCGTCCATTGGCTATAATTCGACTCAGGTAAAACTATAAATCGGAATCCGGTTAAAACTAAATACACACGTACTATATTAGGAGTACGTGGAGAGTACATGTTTACGGATTTATCCTATAAAATCAAATAACTACGTGCCAACCCAGATGGGCACAGGAATCTCTCCGCAAATCTCTCTAAAGAAGAGCACTAAAGAACAGTTATCACTCACTTAGTAACAGCTACACAATATTAGACCTACTAAGTAACCACAACAATTCTATAAATATATCCACTCCTGACATAAAAGAGGTACGCTACTCACTCTGAGTAATATTATACTTATCTTCTACTCCTATTAACTTGACtgttggagtgcctttgcagcTGTCCACCGCCGTCGTTCTTGGAGGAAGCCGACGCATAATCCACTGGTCTGAGAACTTGAATTTGCAACTCAACTAGCTCTACCTTATAATCGGCTATCCACACAGTAACAGTGGATATGGGCGGAATAGGAAAAACTACTCTGGCTCAACTAGTTTACAGTGATGTCCAAGTGATGGAAAATTTGACAAAAGATTATGGATGTGTGTAGCTGAAAATTCCGATCCTGTTCATGTTACAAGGACAATAATAGCGGCACTAGAGACAATAATATTTCTGTCCTTGTAGCATGAAcaattttgattttctttaatcTGATTTGAAGGAAAAGTTGATAGGAAGGAAAAACATTCTTAGTTGTTTTGGATGATATATGGAATGATCAAGAGACACATGGGAGGATTTTCTAAGACCTTTTCGGTATGGAAATTGATCTGTCCGTTGGCTATAATTCAACTCAGGTAAAACTATAAATCGGAATCCGGTTAAAACTAAATACACACGTACTATATATCAGGAATACGTGGAGAGTACATGTTTTACTCTCATAACGGATTTATCCTATAAAATCAAATAACTACGTGCCAATTCTTTCCGCAAATCTCTCTAAAGAAGAGCACTAAAGAGCAGTTATCACCCACGCTCCACAGTATTAGACCTACTAAGTAACCGCTTGTAGCACAACAATTCTATAAATATATCCACTCGAAGCAGGGGCCCAACGCCGCCGTCCTTACAAGAAGACGATGTTCCTTCCTCTCACTCTTAAGGAAAGCAAGTTCAGGCACTTCCATAACAGGCTATACCTCTTTTCAGGAACATTTGGCGTCCACCGGGAGCAGAAATTAAATAACCCACAACAaccttttgttattatttttgcagGTCCACGGTTGATGATGTTGTTCCCCCACCTACTCATGATGAACTGGTGGCAATGAACATCACCCTCCAAGTGGAGGCAAAGAAAATGGCCAATCTTCTGATCGACGGGAGCAAAAACGAGAGAAATAAGAAAGGGGccgaataaattaatttctgcTCCATCGAAGTtcataaaattgaaattatattcgagtttttaaccaaatttaacaattttttacAATTTATTAACTTATCATTTATCCTATCTTTTCGGTGATAGTGAATCTTTTTTATGTTCATTTTAAATTCACGTATTACTCGTGAATGAGTATTCAGTTTATTCTTTAATTTACATTGCTTTCCTCTAAtagtaatatttattattatgtcgaattccttttttttcttcttatgttGCTAACTATAAAAATTTTAAGCGACTTACCATAGTAATGacacttttttttattgatttttagcAGAACAGCATAATGCATAACTACTTATTCCTACTGACACGTTAATAAGCTACATTTTATCTTATTCTTTCTCAATTGTTTTCATGTATTATTGAAAGTTTTTCTATTTGttgtttatattattattattagcaattACTGCTTGTTCTTCAACTAATTACTCAATGTTCATGCTATCTTATTCatgtttttttcaattatttggaATGACGGAGCTTAATTTTAACTTTAGCCAATAATTTTAGAATATGTATTTAACAAAATTTCTTCTTAATGTATTGGCGATTGGAACAGGACATGTTTAATGTGTCTTCAATTTCTCACCTTCAACTTATGAGAATGGACCTCGATCATATGTGAGTAAATTTCACCTTCTCCACCAACTTAGATCGAGTTATAACTTATGAACCTTACCTATAAGTCGCCATTGACATTTCTATTTCGGtaaaattatgtatatgtataatCTAATTTGCTCATATAAATCTTTTATATCAACTTTCAATACATCATAGCTTCCTACGAGGTATCTACTATTCTGTATATTCGAATTGTTTCACATTATATATGTATCTTATCATTTCATATATCAAAATCAATCAATCCATCCATCGGAAAATAAAATTGGCTATTAATCAatccggaaaaaaaaaaagattttttaccaatcaaaaaaaaactcaattagcAATTATCTcaatttgtttttctattttacaatAATTTATGCATGTTTAGTTTCAAtccattttatttatattacaaaTCTTTATTATTCactcaatattcaataattaattgtTTTGGGCAAGAAACTCGTCAATAAGTTGTTGTGGGTTGGAAAAATTCTCTCAAGACAATTGATCATTACATTCTCGAATTATACAATCAATTCGGTCAACGAATACATATTTTCGAACGAACTTTTCAGTTCGCGTCAATCAAATACTATATGCAATCCATGAAAAATTGTTCTCAAGCAGAAAAGTATCCCCactcttgttatatatatatatatatatataacaatttatcttttaaaaatctttctttCAATATACATAAGTGGACTAATAATGACTATGTCATCGTTTATCACGGTTCACTCTTAAATTATTCCGTTCATAAAATCTTGAgcataaaattaagaataagatGAGTTAGAACTCTATTAATAACAAATTAAAtcatttaaatatgaaaaaagttaataatatatatatactttaagaGGTGCAAAAAAGTGAATTATTTTTACTTACGTTATAAATTAGTAAATTGTGAAtgctaatttataaaatattagtcggaaataaaattttgggttaaaaaaatatagtttGGTACAAATTATTTACTTTACATAGAGTATAAAAAAAAGGCCTACACCTCAATAATATAgcgtagaaaacataaaataacgtAAGCTGTTACTAGTTATAAAGATCTCATTtccataatatataatattcttctTTGGTTTTGGACTGTGTCTTTCTTGATgatttcaatttctctttgttgcTTTCTGTGAGGTACTTTCTCTATCATATTTGTAGTAGTAGTAGGATGTTATGTTACGAGTTCGATGTGAAATTTGAGGACTGAATAAATGCGAGTGCGTGTTTATATCTGCATCATTGTTTTTAGTTGTTCATAATCACTAGCCACCCAGCAGGGATTGATGAAATCTTGGCAAATCCCTTTCAATTGAATAACACCGTTGGAGTTTAGAATCACATTGGCAAAAGAAATTAATGTTTTAACTTATTAAGAGCCATTCTGGAGTAGACGAGAAGCAAGTGACGAAGATAGATTCACCTAGATTAAGGCCTTAGACCTCAATTAATGCTTCAATGCATCTTCCGAGTAAAAATCTTTTTCAGATATTTTTATCTCTCTGTATACTATTAAGGTTCAAACACATACTAAAGTCTAAAAGTGGCTAACAATACAGGACCATACATCAcccagatttaaaaaaaaaaaaagggaaaaaaacagaaacaaaacCATATAGTTAACTGTTCTAGTTAATAAACCACtgcccaaaaccccaaaacaaatGAGTGATAAATTTTTCATCAGGATGAAAAGAAGGGCCAGAAACACAGAGCCCCCACCCAGGAGAGGACCAACAACAGGGATACGTATAAATGTTGATTCTGTTTCAACTTTTCAGAATCCATTAGGCCAACATCCAAGGTGGCACTTGCGTTTTGGACAAGGCAGTGCCCAAAAATAAATGACGTGAAGAACCTAAAAGAAGCTGCGCTTGTTTGGACAATCTGATGCTCGATGCCCAGACTCCCCACAATTAAAACAGGACCCTCCAAAACCACCTCTGCAGAGCACATTGGGATGTCAGATCAGTTATGCACAGAAGTGTCACACAGATGAAACATGTCCTGACTTGTTGTCTAGGAAGAAAAATTACAAACAAGTGTTAAAAGTAGTCATTTGTACACTAACCTGTCTGACGATGAAGATCTGCCTGATGATCGTCTACCGCCAATTGGCCAATCATCACCACTGGATCTTCCAGCTCGAGACCAGCTACTGCCAGTTTTATTATTACTTCTACTGCCTCTCCTATATGAATCACCAAAATCATCATCAGAGTCTCGGCCTCCATATCCCCGTGAGCTTCTAAAACCGCCTCTCCGATCCCTAGAACCAGAACCTGAACCTCTTCGGCTACTACGATCTCTGTCAGAGAACTTCCCATAGAAATCACCTGGTGGCCCATCATCTTGCAAGGCAGGCAACTGCCAACAAAGCAGCATAAACATTTATGTTTACACAATCAGTGATGCGATAAATCatacaaaagaaaatatgatGTTCTGGTTGGGCAAAAGCAGAAGATAATCATAATCCTTGTATGACTACGGAATAAAGATGTATTTACCTTGGTAACCTTGGTTATAGTGTTTCCAGGTGGTATCTCCCTGTTAAGTAACTCTTTAGCAATTTCCTCTGGAAGATCGAAAACAGCCCCTTGAACCTGATATTAGGAATTGGTAACATGATCAAACAACTTGGATAATGTGGGTGCATTCTGACTAGCACTGTAATTCCAATCAAAATGAGCACAAAAAATAACTCAATATAATTCAGATACAAACCCTTTCATCTGCAATTAAATGTATTTTTCCAACTTCATCAGCAGCTGGAGAATAAACCTCAGCCAGAAACCCAGTGACTGATCTTGCGGAGAAGTATCTTCTACTATCTGAATCTCGGATCAACTGCAATGTAACCCATCCCTAGAATACCAAAGTTTTTTAACGAACCAATCAGATAACATAAGGCTCCGAAAAACAAAATacgtattttaaattttaatttccacTTAAATATTATACACCACACTGGTCCAGATCACCCACAAAAATTTTGTGGAGATCTAGTTGGGAGAAGACAACATTAACATCAAATTCCTAGAGACCATGCATGAAAACCTCGATAGACTATTGAATGAGTGACAAACCTACACTAGCTTTCCATGCACTAAGATAAACTCACAAGTCACAGCAGCAGTTGGGAATGAACCACGAACTAAGATCATTATCACTGGAAAGTCATTACAGGATGTCTACAAGCTGATTGTTAAAACACAACGAGCAGTTTGTTGAAACAATAAAGCTAATCCCATATATTTTAAACAACCCCCACCCCCCTGCCCCCACCAAAAAAAGGAACCTAATTACATAAAACAAAGGCAGGGTAGAAATCATTTAATAGATGACATCATTCTTAGAAATATATGATTCCCGATACCTGTTCATGGTTGATTAAAGATCGGGACGATGGAGGACGAGAGAATCCACTCATTTGTGCTAGTGCAGCTGCAAGGGCACTTGTTCCCTGTTCTTCAATCAATTTTTGTGCAGTTGGTGTAAAAAACTCAACAGACTCGGGATGAACCCTATTGAGCGTGGCAACAACTTGCTCAGCAGATGCCTCCAAAATCTCTTGTATACCGGGTGGACTGATGAATTCAAATTTGCAGCCTACATCACGCTCTAGAGATCTAACTGTTCTCCTCTGGCTACTGGTGTACATAAGAATAGCAGTACCTTGTTTCCCTGCACGCCCAGTACGACCAGAGCGATGCACAAAAGTCTCCGGATCATTGGGAAGCTCATAATGAATAATCTGAAGGAAACAGGTGATCAACAAGGTTTAGTACTGATCGCAGTATTGATAAGAAGCTTCTAAGTCAAATATGGATCATAAATTTCTGTTGGTAAATAAATTTGAGACAATGAAGGCTTAGTTAAATCTAGGTAATATCCCAAAACTCGAACTATTAAACCTAATCCCCAAATTATAGGTTTTTCAAGTTCTTTGGTTTATTCAGCATCAGTTGCATTAGATCTAAATGAAGAAAACAAGAACAAATATTGCTGGAATTTTAACAGATTTGCACATAACACTGGAGATCGGATAGTTATATGTGGACAACATACCAAATCAACATTAGGAATATCAAGTCCACGGGCTGCAACATCAGTGGCAACAAGAACTGTAAATTTTCCTTGTCGAAAACCATTCAATGTTCTCTCTCTTTGATGCTGAGATATATCACCATGTAATGCTTCAGACATTATACTATTTGTTAATGCCAATGATACTTCATCAGCATCTCTTTTTGTCTGCGTAAAAACTATAGTCTTCCCACCCTTAGCATAAACCTAAAAAACATAATAACATTCAGTAAAATTATTGAACCACCACCATAAAGATAGGAATTTACACTGACACAAAATCTTGCTtgtaaaatatatcataaataaataaaaaataacggaCTCAACAATTAACAACTTGCAACAGCTAACACAACCAGTCCGAAACTAGGTAATTAGGACTAGGATTACTAGTAGGAGACCGGATAAACTTAATCAAATTTCCTAGTTCTGAATGATACCATAAGTTCGCATACAGATATGTGCATGTGTATATAGAGACTACCAAACTAAAATAGAAAAAGGTCAACAATCGGTTACTTACACTTATAAGATCGGAAAGAATTGTTCGCTTTGAAGTGGCAGTTGCTGATATAGCAAAAAGTTTTATCCCTTCTGCGAGCTTTTCTTCTTCATCGCCAACCttgattaaagaaaaagaaaagcacatTTATCGTTTTTCCTTATTTAGCTTTAAATGCATCAAAATCATGTAACACAATATTGCCTGAATTATTTGCTGATATGGAAATGAAATTCACAAGTAATTAAGGTTATGCTGCAACAAGAAAATCTGAAGAAAAAAGAAGCAACAACGAATACATTTGGATTAGGACTCATTCCAGGTAAGAAGAAAATACCAGATCTATTGTCAATGGATTGTCCAAATACTTTCGAGCCAATTTCTTTACCCAACTTGGCATAGTTGCAGAAAAAAGCATGCTCTGCCTCTCTGATGGGAGCTTTTCCAATATTACTTCCACATCCTCCTCAAACCCAACAGCAAGCATCTGATCCGCTTCATCGAGGACCAGGTACTGAACTTCATTCAGTCTAAGGCTGTTCCCATTGATTAGGTCAATTATTCTACCAGGCGTCCCAACAACTACATCAACTCCACGTGAAAGCGCACTTTGTTGAGTAACATAGGAAACACCCCCGTAAACACAAACTGTGCTCAGATAAGGTGCAGATTCCTTTATCTCCTTCTCTACTTGCTTTGCTAACTCCCTGGTAGGTGCAAGAACCAACACTCTGGGGAGGCGACCAGACCGcctgaaagaaagaagaaacaaaagcaTATGATGGTTAGTTATACATACATCAAgcaaaagatgaaataaaaaGAAGTGTATTGCATAGAGTAGAAAGAATGATTACCTGAGAGAACTTGAATGTTCATCTTCAGTAAGGCCTTTAATAATGGGAATCCCAAATGCTAGTGTCTTGCCAGTCCCAGTCTTTGCCCGAGCAATGATATCCCTACCTTCCAATGCCGGTACCAACACCGCTCTCTAATCGCAAAATACAAACCAGAAAAAGTAAGTCATCACATTGCTAACTATCATTCCTTAATTAGTGTTTTCTGTGTCAGACATTATTATCGCTGTACAAAATTGCGGCAAGCTAATCAATCTTGCCCAGGAAAATTTCTCAAATAATAAACCGAACGCAAACAATCATTGGTCGCTAAAATTCAAACCTGAATGGGGAAAAGATGCGAAATCCCACGCTTGAGGAGGGAATCAACGAGGCGCGAAGGAAGGCCAAGCTTGGAAACGTCGAGTTCTTCAGAGCTAACAGCAGAAGATCCCTCGTCGGTTTCAGAGCCAAAGCCGGCAAAGTCATCGTCGTCGGGGAAGTCATCACCGCTGCCTATCCCCTTGAATGCTTCTTCGCTGAGGACCGAAGAATTTGGAGTGGCAATGGCAGAAGTAACAAAACTAACAGTGGGCTTAAAACCTCCCTTGCCATTGTTAGTAGAAAGGTGTGCTCTGCGAACGTTGTTGAAGTGGGACTTGCTGTCCAAGCATTGCAAggaaagagaggaagaagaagtagtAGTAGTAAGCGGTGGTCGTTTGTGTAGGTCGAGAGTTGTAGAGGGAGTTTGGTATATGGAAGAAACTCCAATCAAAGAAGCCATATTGGGAATTTGAGTAGCTCCAGGGTCTCCAGGTGTTTGTTGAAAGTTCTCACAGAGAAGGGTGGGTTTATGGGGGGGAAAAGGAGGAACGAAGAATGAGAAAATGATAAGGCCACGAAGCTATTTGGGAATGTATGGCCTTTCCAATATCCACGACCGCCTCTCTCTGTTTCTCTCTCAACTCGATGTCTGGATAATTTGGCTTCAGATATTTCCACACACTGACAAATTATGGGATATTACCTCCTTATCATCTCAAATATTTTACCCCTTTTGTATCATCTCAATGTAATTATTAGGTAAGAATGGTTTTTTGTGcactagttttttttattatttacagtGGAAgtatttagtgattaattttttattgacttaaaatatttttattttaaaataatgtaTTTGATTGGTTCATTGtccaaatattttttacaaagttagttatatttttaatttcaaaattaaataatagagTTAACActgaaattggttttcaaaaaattttagataGAATACTTTGTTCTTGAATTGgtatttttgtcttttgaaaaagattaatttattttacaataatatttttataaaattaattattttataataaattgtattaaaaaatttgattgaaaataataaaaaattaatctattttatatGAATAGTTCTTGAAAatttatagaataataaaattttgttgaaACTAATTTGAGTATTtactttaaataatattaaaaaaaactaagttgaatatagtataaaaaaaattttaagtgtatcgGCTACATTGGTGTTCCAGTTATTTTaaccattaattttaattaatatatattttttataattcagatcaacggttaaaataactaaaacaccCATATTCttgttatactttttttttttggtatactaAACGGGGCTGGAAGCCC
This window contains:
- the LOC112757953 gene encoding DEAD-box ATP-dependent RNA helicase 3, chloroplastic, whose translation is MASLIGVSSIYQTPSTTLDLHKRPPLTTTTSSSSLSLQCLDSKSHFNNVRRAHLSTNNGKGGFKPTVSFVTSAIATPNSSVLSEEAFKGIGSGDDFPDDDDFAGFGSETDEGSSAVSSEELDVSKLGLPSRLVDSLLKRGISHLFPIQRAVLVPALEGRDIIARAKTGTGKTLAFGIPIIKGLTEDEHSSSLRRSGRLPRVLVLAPTRELAKQVEKEIKESAPYLSTVCVYGGVSYVTQQSALSRGVDVVVGTPGRIIDLINGNSLRLNEVQYLVLDEADQMLAVGFEEDVEVILEKLPSERQSMLFSATMPSWVKKLARKYLDNPLTIDLVGDEEEKLAEGIKLFAISATATSKRTILSDLISVYAKGGKTIVFTQTKRDADEVSLALTNSIMSEALHGDISQHQRERTLNGFRQGKFTVLVATDVAARGLDIPNVDLIIHYELPNDPETFVHRSGRTGRAGKQGTAILMYTSSQRRTVRSLERDVGCKFEFISPPGIQEILEASAEQVVATLNRVHPESVEFFTPTAQKLIEEQGTSALAAALAQMSGFSRPPSSRSLINHEQGWVTLQLIRDSDSRRYFSARSVTGFLAEVYSPAADEVGKIHLIADERVQGAVFDLPEEIAKELLNREIPPGNTITKVTKLPALQDDGPPGDFYGKFSDRDRSSRRGSGSGSRDRRGGFRSSRGYGGRDSDDDFGDSYRRGSRSNNKTGSSWSRAGRSSGDDWPIGGRRSSGRSSSSDRGGFGGSCFNCGESGHRASDCPNKRSFF